One region of Erythrobacter insulae genomic DNA includes:
- a CDS encoding type III PLP-dependent enzyme, which translates to MHTFPDAKTVARALKPDEPVILNRPHAAKRAAEFFVGKFPGKVLYAVKANPAPDLIEVLWDAGVTHYDTASIAEVRLVRGVLPDATLCFMHPIKTPSAIREAYFKHGVKTFSLDSIEELEKIVEACRNPETGEPAQDLRLCVRIRVSSEYSELSLASKFGCDLLEAPELLQQARQHCDWLGICFHVGSQAMTPFAFVQALDRTRAAIAEASVVIDMIDVGGGFPSIYPGMEPPPLEDYFAIIHQHFYALPIAYNAELWCEPGRALCAEYSSMIVKVEKRRGSELYINDGAYGALYDAAHVAWRFPANALEDDLRDGLEDFAFYGPTCDDADYMAGPFPLPADIQAGDYIEIGMLGAYGAAMKTGFNGFGDAECVIVTDEPMLSLFNGTRVREDSDNVVSLR; encoded by the coding sequence TTGCATACGTTTCCTGACGCCAAGACTGTAGCCCGGGCTCTTAAGCCTGACGAGCCGGTCATCCTCAATCGTCCGCACGCTGCCAAGCGCGCTGCAGAATTCTTTGTCGGGAAATTTCCGGGCAAGGTTCTGTACGCTGTGAAAGCGAATCCGGCGCCCGATTTGATCGAGGTTCTGTGGGATGCAGGAGTAACGCATTACGACACTGCCTCCATCGCAGAGGTGCGGCTCGTACGCGGCGTTCTGCCTGATGCGACGCTGTGTTTTATGCACCCGATCAAAACGCCAAGCGCAATCCGTGAGGCTTATTTCAAGCACGGCGTCAAAACCTTCAGTCTCGATAGCATCGAAGAGCTTGAAAAGATCGTCGAGGCCTGCCGCAATCCCGAAACAGGTGAGCCTGCGCAAGATTTGCGTTTGTGTGTGCGCATACGTGTATCGTCCGAATATTCTGAACTGTCACTGGCCAGCAAGTTTGGCTGTGATCTGCTCGAAGCGCCTGAGCTGCTGCAACAGGCCCGCCAGCATTGCGATTGGCTTGGCATCTGTTTCCATGTGGGCAGTCAGGCAATGACACCATTCGCCTTCGTTCAGGCGCTCGATCGCACCCGCGCAGCCATTGCAGAGGCTTCGGTTGTGATTGACATGATCGACGTGGGCGGTGGTTTTCCCAGCATCTATCCGGGTATGGAGCCGCCTCCGCTGGAAGATTACTTCGCGATCATTCATCAGCATTTCTATGCGCTACCCATCGCATACAACGCAGAGCTATGGTGTGAGCCGGGCCGGGCGCTGTGCGCGGAATACAGCTCTATGATTGTGAAGGTCGAAAAACGGCGCGGTAGCGAGCTTTACATCAATGATGGTGCCTACGGCGCGCTGTATGATGCGGCGCATGTGGCGTGGCGTTTCCCCGCAAATGCGCTGGAAGATGACCTGCGCGACGGGCTTGAGGATTTCGCTTTCTACGGCCCCACTTGCGATGATGCCGATTACATGGCCGGCCCGTTCCCGCTGCCTGCGGATATTCAGGCGGGCGACTATATCGAGATTGGTATGCTCGGCGCGTATGGCGCGGCAATGAAAACCGGTTTTAACGGGTTTGGTGATGCCGAATGTGTCATCGTAACTGACGAACCAATGCTGAGCCTGTTCAATGGTACGCGCGTGCGTGAGGACAGCGATAATGTGGTGAGCTTGCGGTAG
- a CDS encoding LemA family protein, with amino-acid sequence MVEILGWFWTSAIIVIVVALLLLIIGIYNNLVGLRQNVNQGAADIDAQLRLRHDLIPNLVETVKGYAGHEASTLESVIQARNAAAKGNPTSGEEKGLKLALDNLLALGEDYPDLKANTNFQELQNELADVEDKLAASRRALNAAVARFNTSREAFPAVLFAGALGFQEADFNRLDDSEQGTVDQTPAVAF; translated from the coding sequence ATGGTTGAGATTCTTGGCTGGTTCTGGACGTCTGCGATTATCGTGATTGTCGTTGCACTTTTGCTGTTGATCATCGGCATTTACAACAATCTGGTTGGCCTGAGACAGAATGTTAATCAGGGCGCGGCCGACATCGATGCACAGCTTCGTTTGCGCCACGATTTGATCCCAAACCTCGTTGAAACGGTGAAAGGTTATGCCGGGCATGAGGCCTCGACGCTGGAAAGCGTCATTCAGGCCCGCAATGCCGCGGCAAAAGGCAATCCGACGTCCGGCGAGGAAAAGGGGCTAAAACTGGCTCTCGATAACCTTTTGGCTCTTGGTGAGGATTATCCCGATCTCAAAGCCAACACCAATTTTCAGGAGCTTCAGAATGAGCTCGCCGATGTTGAAGACAAGCTTGCCGCGTCGCGCCGTGCGCTGAACGCTGCGGTGGCGCGCTTCAATACCTCTCGCGAAGCGTTTCCTGCCGTCCTGTTCGCAGGGGCGCTGGGTTTCCAAGAGGCCGACTTTAATCGGCTCGACGATAGCGAGCAGGGCACCGTGGATCAGACCCCGGCTGTTGCGTTCTAA
- a CDS encoding DUF3137 domain-containing protein: MMRADVQGLMHGELGDWLGQQSAMRTEAKAEATSRWTWGAAGLLPVLAFLWFGPFFSGTFTFILTALAIGGVYAWGYMPIAEAKKAIKVGINSAIANSLGVQYAHDVEPGGEFEACRTYGLVPNYDRSDFEDRWFGRLEGHSFELYEAHLEERRGSNKNRRWVTVFRGAIIAMEFGRSFHSTTLLQRAGKHQKWLGLGGRKDNVKFKGHQLAYVDQVHPDFEDIFELWSDDQVEARVLVHPSYIEHLIALEKAFHGEAVRALFTRGSVVIAVESQDLFESGSLDAEGDEARVAEAAAQFEALAGLALAINQNERGRVLQNVERDPIGGQFGRRRRNVRR, encoded by the coding sequence ATGATGCGCGCGGATGTTCAGGGATTGATGCACGGGGAGCTTGGCGACTGGCTTGGCCAGCAATCCGCCATGCGCACGGAAGCGAAAGCGGAAGCCACATCGCGCTGGACGTGGGGCGCTGCTGGATTGCTGCCGGTTCTGGCCTTCCTTTGGTTTGGCCCATTCTTTTCAGGGACATTCACGTTCATTCTTACCGCTCTTGCAATTGGCGGTGTTTATGCCTGGGGATATATGCCCATCGCCGAAGCGAAAAAGGCGATCAAAGTCGGCATCAATTCCGCCATCGCGAACAGTCTCGGCGTGCAATACGCCCATGATGTTGAGCCAGGCGGAGAATTCGAGGCCTGCCGGACCTATGGCCTTGTCCCGAATTATGACCGATCCGATTTTGAAGACCGCTGGTTTGGCCGATTGGAAGGGCACAGCTTTGAATTGTACGAAGCACACCTCGAAGAACGGCGCGGATCGAACAAAAACCGCCGATGGGTCACTGTGTTTCGGGGCGCCATTATCGCGATGGAATTTGGCCGGTCATTCCATTCCACCACTCTTTTGCAGAGAGCGGGTAAACATCAAAAATGGCTCGGGCTTGGCGGACGCAAAGACAATGTGAAATTCAAAGGCCATCAGCTCGCCTATGTCGATCAGGTGCATCCCGACTTTGAAGATATTTTTGAACTGTGGAGCGACGATCAGGTCGAAGCGCGCGTTTTGGTCCACCCGTCTTATATTGAACACTTGATCGCGCTCGAAAAAGCATTTCACGGTGAAGCGGTGCGCGCTCTGTTCACCCGCGGTTCTGTCGTAATCGCCGTGGAAAGCCAGGATTTGTTCGAAAGCGGATCATTGGACGCCGAGGGCGACGAGGCTCGCGTTGCAGAGGCCGCTGCGCAGTTCGAAGCTCTGGCTGGGCTCGCGCTTGCGATCAATCAAAACGAACGCGGGCGGGTTCTGCAAAATGTTGAAAGAGACCCGATCGGCGGGCAATTTGGACGCCGCAGGCGCAACGTGCGCCGTTAA